In Duganella zoogloeoides, a single genomic region encodes these proteins:
- a CDS encoding Hcp family type VI secretion system effector, with translation MAIDVYLQIDGIKGESNDDRHKDWIECKSVSFGVEQPRSATSSTGGGHTAERCEHRDIVLSKLADLASPVLLQTCAAGRTIPKAKFEFMRADAQGERVKYYEIEIENVLIGAVYPTVTEGDILTEDVSLKFSKIKWRYTQQKVSGGAGGNTSGGWDLSANRVV, from the coding sequence ATGGCAATCGACGTCTATCTGCAAATCGATGGTATCAAGGGCGAGTCCAACGACGACCGCCACAAGGACTGGATCGAGTGTAAATCGGTCAGCTTCGGTGTGGAACAGCCACGCTCCGCGACGTCGTCCACCGGCGGCGGCCATACCGCCGAGCGTTGCGAACATCGCGATATCGTGTTGTCGAAACTGGCCGACCTGGCCTCGCCGGTCCTGCTGCAAACCTGCGCTGCCGGCCGCACCATCCCCAAGGCCAAGTTCGAATTCATGCGCGCCGATGCCCAGGGCGAGCGCGTGAAGTACTACGAGATCGAGATCGAGAACGTGTTGATCGGCGCCGTCTATCCGACCGTAACCGAAGGCGACATCCTCACCGAGGACGTGTCGCTCAAGTTCTCGAAGATCAAGTGGCGCTATACCCAGCAAAAAGTGAGCGGCGGCGCCGGCGGCAATACCTCGGGCGGTTGGGACTTGTCCGCCAATCGCGTGGTGTAA